Proteins co-encoded in one Setaria viridis chromosome 9, Setaria_viridis_v4.0, whole genome shotgun sequence genomic window:
- the LOC117840598 gene encoding GDSL esterase/lipase At5g03600, with amino-acid sequence MKLFAAACFVLLLLNCRVAESRRHRHHHSPKAAYRTHKLFVFGDDFADDGNGDSDSVAWHQPFGMSDTAHGRKPTGRFSDGLVQSDFLAKIMGHSESPPPYTGDDWDNGIDASGLNFAVAGAAALDVPGGVLNISAQVQQLRNLVRDGLVDDRDFKESVALVAYSGNDYTSQDNLDDQVAKVVDELASVVSQLQDLGVTKVLVNTVPPFGCSPWLARLSDYSSCDGDGNANSDKHNAALRDRLGGEEDVMLLDVNSIVTDLVAPKEGSALYAGKFTELLRPCCEGTGDGGYCGLDGGYSLCDHPEEYFYWDLVHPTHAGWRAVMQLLQGPIMAFLGISNLEHL; translated from the exons ATGAAGCttttcgccgccgcctgcttcgtcctcctcctcctcaatt GCCGTGTGGCGGAGTCCCGGCGGCACCGTCATCACCATAGCCCCAAGGCGGCCTATCGGACGCACAAGCTGTTCGTGTTCGGGGACGACTTCGCCGACGACGGCAACGGCGACTCGGACTCCGTCGCGTGGCACCAACCGTTCGGCATGTCGGACACGGCCCACGGCAGGAAGCCGACCGGCCGCTTCTCCGACGGCCTGGTGCAGTCGGACTTCCTGGCCAAGATCATGGGCCACAGCGAGTCCCCTCCGCCCTACACGGGCGACGACTGGGACAACGGCATCGACGCGTCCGGCTTGAacttcgccgtcgccggcgccgccgcgctggatGTGCCGGGGGGCgtgctcaacatcagcgcgcaggTCCAGCAGCTCAGGAACCTGGTCAGGGACGGCCTGGTCGACGACCGCGACTTCAAGGAGTCGGTGGCGCTCGTCGCCTACTCCGGCAATGACTACACCAGCCAGGAC AACTTGGACGATCAGGTGGCGAAGGTGGTGGATGAGCTTGCGAGCGTGGTGTCGCAGCTGCAGGACCTGGGCGTGACTAAGGTGCTGGTGAACACGGTGCCCCCGTTCGGGTGCTCGCCGTGGCTGGCCAGGCTCTCCGACTACAGCTcgtgcgacggcgacggcaacgCGAACTCCGACAAGCACAACGCGGCGCTCCGGGACCGgctgggcggcgaggaggacgtgATGCTGCTGGACGTGAACAGCATCGTGACGGACCTGGTGGCGCCCAAGGAGGGCTCGGCGCTGTACGCGGGGAAGTTCACGGAGCTCCTCCGCCCCTGCTGCGAGggcaccggcgacggcggctaCTGCGGCCTCGACGGCGGCTACTCGCTCTGCGACCACCCGGAAGAGTACTTCTACTGGGACCTCGTGCACCCCACGCACGCCGGGTGGAGGGCCGTCATGCAGCTGCTCCAGGGGCCCATCATGGCGTTCCTCGGCATCTCCAACCTCGAGCACCTTTGA